From one Halothece sp. PCC 7418 genomic stretch:
- a CDS encoding Uma2 family endonuclease, with protein sequence MQVIHNKSKHWTTADLEALDYDEWLRYEIINGELFVTRAPHWNHQKTCTNLVFALKSWSNTSGLGEVVTSPGIIFSDADNVIPDVVWASTETLENYLDEKGHLVSAPELIIEVLSEGKSNEKRDNKIKLDLYSERGVREYWICDWRDRAITIYRQEENILKPVKTLSEQDTLTSPLLPSFSANVSELLARYSVS encoded by the coding sequence ATGCAAGTAATACACAACAAATCTAAACACTGGACGACTGCCGATCTTGAAGCATTAGATTATGATGAATGGCTGCGCTATGAGATTATTAATGGAGAATTATTTGTGACCAGAGCGCCCCATTGGAATCATCAGAAAACTTGTACTAATCTTGTATTTGCGCTCAAAAGCTGGTCTAACACAAGTGGCTTAGGCGAAGTTGTCACTAGTCCTGGTATTATTTTCTCTGATGCTGATAATGTGATTCCTGATGTGGTTTGGGCGAGTACAGAAACCTTGGAAAACTATCTCGATGAAAAAGGTCATCTTGTCTCTGCACCTGAATTAATTATCGAAGTTCTTTCTGAAGGGAAAAGTAATGAAAAACGAGATAACAAAATTAAATTAGACTTGTATTCTGAGCGGGGAGTTCGTGAATATTGGATTTGCGACTGGCGCGATCGAGCAATTACAATTTATCGACAAGAAGAAAATATACTCAAACCCGTGAAAACTTTATCAGAACAAGACACCTTAACCAGCCCATTATTACCAAGTTTTAGTGCAAATGTATCAGAGTTATTAGCAAGATATAGCGTTTCTTAG
- the recQ gene encoding DNA helicase RecQ encodes MSELETALKQYFGYETFRPGQKAIIEAVYQQRDVLAVMPTGGGKSLCYQLPALLKPGLAVVVSPLIALMQDQVETLQKNGIAATFLNSSLTAEEARSRRLSILNGEMKLLYLAPEKLVSPASKTFLQAVQEKHGLSLFAIDEAHCISEWGHDFRPEYRQLKTLRSLFPKIPMIALTATATERVRSDIIHQLTLDQPKVQITSFDRPNLYYEVQPKQRQHYNQLFKFIRHQTGSGIVYCLSRRRVEEVAFRLKKDGISALPYHAGMSDGNRSDYQTRFLRDDVQVMVATIAFGMGIDKPDIRFVVHYDLPRNLENYYQEAGRAGRDSEPAQCLLLFGAKDIHTIEYFISQKEDEKSQRLARQQLRKVIDYAEGTDCRRTIQLSYFGEHFAGNCGNCDNCLNPKPIEDWTIEAQKFLSCVARCRERFGMSHIIDILRGSKNKKIEQNGHHLLSTYGIGKDKTVEEWRNLARSLLHQGFLAETTDGYRVLKLNQRSWEILRQKRTVYIAVLPSSQKRKSHNTLDIETQQLLIRLRKKRKWLADTQSTAPYMIFSDQALREMAQIKPKHLDQLADFSGVTEHKLHQYGEAFISEIRSFLQEKRLPIPVPSQTKMKTLRLAQQGYSIEDIAETRGMRTSTINDHLCELIEMNQPVKLEQFVPESDQKVIWQVINQVGDDSLKTIREALGEEYSYEQIKLVRAWWRRENNQSVSR; translated from the coding sequence ATGTCTGAATTGGAAACTGCCTTAAAACAATACTTTGGTTATGAAACATTTCGCCCTGGACAAAAGGCGATTATTGAAGCAGTTTATCAGCAACGAGATGTGTTAGCGGTGATGCCCACAGGTGGCGGGAAATCCTTGTGTTATCAGCTTCCTGCTTTGCTGAAACCTGGGTTAGCGGTGGTGGTTTCGCCGTTGATTGCGCTGATGCAGGATCAAGTGGAAACCTTACAAAAAAATGGCATTGCTGCGACCTTTTTAAATAGTAGTTTAACCGCAGAGGAAGCGCGATCGCGCCGTCTTTCTATTCTAAATGGAGAAATGAAACTCCTCTATCTTGCCCCTGAAAAATTAGTGAGTCCAGCAAGTAAAACCTTCCTACAAGCGGTTCAAGAAAAGCATGGATTATCCCTTTTTGCCATCGATGAAGCCCACTGTATTTCCGAATGGGGACATGATTTCCGACCCGAATATCGCCAGTTAAAAACCTTACGATCTCTCTTTCCAAAAATCCCGATGATCGCGCTAACGGCAACCGCAACTGAGCGTGTTCGCAGTGACATTATTCATCAGCTTACTTTAGATCAACCGAAAGTTCAAATTACCAGCTTTGATCGCCCCAATTTATATTACGAAGTCCAACCGAAACAACGACAACATTATAATCAACTCTTCAAATTTATTCGTCATCAAACGGGGTCTGGAATTGTCTATTGTCTTAGCCGTCGTCGCGTGGAAGAAGTTGCCTTTCGTCTGAAAAAAGATGGGATTTCTGCACTCCCTTATCATGCGGGAATGAGTGATGGCAATCGCAGTGATTATCAAACCCGTTTCTTAAGAGATGATGTGCAAGTGATGGTAGCAACCATTGCCTTTGGCATGGGTATTGATAAACCTGATATTCGCTTTGTGGTTCATTATGATTTACCGCGAAATTTAGAGAATTACTATCAAGAAGCGGGACGCGCTGGGAGAGATAGTGAACCCGCCCAATGTTTGCTTTTATTTGGGGCAAAAGATATCCATACCATTGAATATTTTATCTCCCAAAAAGAAGATGAAAAATCCCAACGTCTAGCCAGACAACAACTGCGAAAAGTCATTGATTATGCAGAAGGAACAGACTGTCGGCGCACCATTCAACTCAGTTATTTTGGCGAACATTTTGCAGGAAATTGTGGGAACTGTGATAATTGTTTAAACCCGAAACCCATTGAAGATTGGACGATTGAAGCCCAGAAATTTTTATCTTGTGTTGCCCGTTGTCGAGAACGATTTGGCATGAGTCATATTATTGATATTTTACGAGGTTCTAAGAATAAAAAAATTGAGCAAAACGGACACCATTTACTCTCAACTTATGGCATTGGCAAAGATAAAACCGTAGAAGAATGGCGAAACTTAGCGCGATCGCTGCTGCATCAAGGTTTCCTCGCTGAAACTACAGATGGTTATCGCGTTTTGAAATTAAATCAGCGCAGTTGGGAAATTTTACGCCAAAAACGCACCGTTTATATTGCCGTTCTTCCCTCTTCCCAAAAGAGAAAAAGTCATAATACTCTCGATATTGAAACGCAGCAATTACTGATCCGACTGCGTAAGAAACGGAAGTGGCTTGCCGATACACAAAGCACCGCCCCCTATATGATCTTTTCTGATCAAGCCTTAAGAGAAATGGCACAAATTAAACCCAAACATTTGGATCAACTAGCTGATTTTTCTGGAGTAACAGAACATAAACTGCATCAATATGGAGAGGCGTTTATTTCGGAAATTCGATCTTTTTTACAAGAAAAACGCTTACCGATTCCTGTTCCTTCGCAAACCAAAATGAAAACGCTTCGTCTCGCCCAACAAGGATATAGTATCGAAGATATTGCTGAAACGAGAGGAATGAGAACCAGCACCATTAATGATCATTTATGTGAACTCATTGAAATGAATCAGCCTGTAAAATTAGAACAATTTGTTCCCGAATCGGATCAAAAAGTGATTTGGCAAGTGATTAATCAAGTGGGGGATGATTCGTTAAAAACGATTCGAGAAGCACTCGGAGAAGAATACAGTTACGAACAAATTAAACTCGTGCGGGCGTGGTGGCGACGGGAAAATAATCAATCAGTATCCAGATGA
- the sipA gene encoding regulatory protein SipA, whose protein sequence is MTTDKTFSVGDKVKLIDSPPYIKTAEPMPMLRPPNVVKVGEEGTILDRRPGDYWAVRFNKGAFLLESRYLQSVNTDESASHVESHLDTD, encoded by the coding sequence ATGACAACTGACAAAACCTTTTCTGTCGGTGATAAAGTTAAATTGATAGATTCACCACCCTATATCAAAACAGCGGAACCGATGCCCATGTTGCGCCCGCCAAATGTGGTAAAAGTGGGAGAAGAAGGAACGATTTTAGACCGTCGTCCAGGAGATTATTGGGCTGTTCGGTTTAATAAAGGAGCATTTTTATTAGAAAGTCGTTACTTACAATCTGTAAACACAGATGAAAGTGCTTCTCATGTTGAGTCTCATCTGGATACTGATTGA
- a CDS encoding sirohydrochlorin chelatase, with amino-acid sequence MTQIVYSPSTQQTKIELPPLPKQRPLLLIGHGTKDEQGRQTFIDFADAYQQLDQSRPVIPCFLELTTPTIAEGVEQAVKQGYTDFSALPILLFAARHNKFDVTNELDRARENHPGITFNYGRHFGITPSILDLWRDRLAELDLPENNPHNIPRSETVLLFVGRGSSDPDANGDVCKLARMVWEGSGYKTVETCFIGITHPRLEEGFNRARFYQPKRIIVLPYFLFTGVLVKKIFDITAQQQEQYPDISMTCLPEMGIHPNLLQVLREREIETQTGEVKMNCEMCKFRLAAGNGNAGHGHSHDHGHHHHHHHDHDHNHEPVDPYADVEQYHNKIWQAP; translated from the coding sequence TTGACCCAAATCGTTTATTCACCATCCACCCAGCAAACTAAAATTGAATTACCCCCGTTACCAAAACAGCGTCCCTTGTTGTTGATCGGTCATGGCACAAAAGACGAACAAGGGCGACAAACTTTTATTGATTTCGCTGATGCTTACCAGCAGTTAGATCAGTCTCGTCCTGTCATTCCTTGTTTCTTGGAATTAACAACCCCCACCATCGCCGAAGGAGTCGAACAAGCCGTAAAACAGGGCTACACTGACTTTTCTGCATTACCAATTTTGTTATTCGCAGCTAGACATAACAAATTTGATGTCACCAATGAATTAGACCGCGCCCGAGAAAATCATCCTGGTATTACTTTTAATTATGGGCGACACTTTGGCATTACGCCGAGTATTTTAGACCTGTGGCGCGATCGGCTTGCGGAATTAGATTTACCCGAAAATAATCCTCACAATATCCCTCGTTCTGAAACCGTTTTACTCTTTGTGGGACGGGGTTCGAGTGACCCTGATGCCAATGGCGATGTTTGCAAACTCGCCCGCATGGTGTGGGAAGGAAGTGGTTATAAAACAGTAGAAACCTGTTTCATTGGCATTACCCATCCCCGCCTCGAAGAAGGATTTAATCGCGCTCGTTTTTATCAGCCAAAACGGATTATTGTCTTGCCTTATTTCTTGTTTACTGGCGTTTTAGTGAAGAAAATCTTTGATATTACCGCCCAGCAACAAGAACAATATCCTGATATTTCCATGACTTGTTTACCCGAAATGGGAATTCATCCCAATCTCTTACAAGTCTTGAGAGAACGGGAAATTGAAACCCAAACTGGGGAAGTTAAAATGAATTGTGAAATGTGTAAGTTCCGTCTTGCAGCAGGGAATGGAAACGCAGGTCACGGACACAGCCATGATCATGGACATCACCACCACCATCATCACGACCATGACCATAACCATGAACCTGTTGATCCCTATGCAGATGTGGAACAATATCATAATAAAATTTGGCAAGCCCCCTAG
- a CDS encoding murein transglycosylase A: MKSLLVSLSVGLGVAWSALPALSFPLEQVSSQQLPSDLNLEAKWEDKAGLLRAINQSLRYLDTPSAREAYADYPVEGITRDRAYRSLVRFRQLLRTSPTPEAFAAAIQQEFALYQAVGHDQQGTVHFTGYFEPVYAASRIPTSEYRYPIYRLPKNFKQWSSPHPTRRQLEGRHGEGKNSPLAGLEIAWLRDRLEAFLIHVQGSARLKLQDGRLLSVGYAGKTDHPYTSIGGELVRDGIFQRDELSLPRLIAYFQQHPEQLNTYLPRNQSFVFFRETQGAPATGSLGVPVTAERSIATDKSLMPPGALALLHTQFPEMTPENKIQTPRVSHYVLDQDTGSAIQGAGRVDIFMGTGKNAGRKAGIVDWTGQLYYLFLKE, encoded by the coding sequence ATGAAATCTTTACTGGTGAGTCTGTCTGTGGGGTTGGGGGTGGCTTGGTCTGCTTTACCCGCCCTGAGTTTCCCGTTAGAACAAGTCTCGTCCCAACAGCTTCCCTCAGATTTAAATTTAGAGGCAAAATGGGAAGATAAAGCGGGTCTTTTGAGAGCCATTAACCAGAGTTTGCGCTATCTCGATACCCCTAGCGCCAGAGAGGCTTATGCTGACTATCCTGTTGAGGGAATCACGCGCGATCGCGCTTATCGGTCTTTGGTTCGCTTTCGACAACTTCTCCGCACTTCACCCACCCCAGAAGCCTTTGCAGCAGCGATTCAACAAGAATTTGCCTTGTATCAAGCCGTAGGACACGATCAACAGGGAACCGTTCATTTTACTGGGTATTTTGAGCCCGTTTATGCAGCCAGTCGCATTCCCACCTCTGAATATCGTTATCCCATTTATCGCTTACCCAAGAACTTTAAACAGTGGTCATCTCCTCATCCCACTCGCAGACAACTAGAAGGGAGGCACGGAGAAGGCAAAAATAGCCCCTTAGCAGGCTTAGAAATTGCTTGGTTGCGCGATCGGTTAGAAGCCTTTTTAATCCACGTTCAAGGGTCAGCACGGCTAAAATTACAAGATGGTCGTCTTCTCTCGGTTGGCTACGCTGGAAAAACCGACCATCCTTACACCAGCATCGGTGGTGAATTAGTCCGAGATGGCATTTTCCAACGGGATGAACTGTCTCTTCCCCGTTTAATCGCTTATTTTCAGCAACACCCTGAACAACTCAACACTTATCTCCCTCGCAACCAAAGTTTTGTTTTCTTCCGAGAAACTCAAGGCGCACCTGCTACAGGGAGTTTAGGTGTTCCCGTCACCGCAGAACGGAGTATTGCTACAGATAAATCTCTGATGCCACCAGGGGCGTTAGCACTACTACACACACAATTCCCTGAAATGACACCAGAGAATAAAATTCAAACCCCACGGGTCAGTCATTACGTTTTAGATCAAGATACGGGTAGCGCGATCCAAGGGGCGGGACGAGTGGATATTTTTATGGGAACAGGGAAAAACGCTGGACGAAAAGCTGGCATTGTGGACTGGACAGGACAACTGTATTATCTATTTTTGAAAGAGTAA
- a CDS encoding CBS domain-containing protein — protein MSKTVADVMTANPAVVQPDTPLKEAIKVLVEKKISGLPVVNKDGKLVGVLSEADLMWQETGVNPPPYFMFLDSVIYLENPARYEKELHKALGQTVEEVMTDRAISITGDRPLKEAAHLMHKREVRRLPVLDDEGKVVGIITRGDIVRTMATE, from the coding sequence ATGTCCAAAACTGTTGCCGATGTAATGACAGCGAATCCTGCTGTTGTTCAACCTGACACTCCACTGAAAGAAGCGATCAAAGTGTTGGTGGAAAAGAAAATTAGCGGTTTACCCGTGGTCAATAAAGACGGGAAATTAGTTGGGGTGTTGTCAGAAGCAGATTTGATGTGGCAAGAAACAGGGGTGAATCCCCCGCCCTATTTCATGTTTCTGGATAGTGTGATTTACTTGGAAAATCCTGCACGGTATGAAAAAGAACTCCACAAAGCACTGGGACAAACCGTAGAAGAAGTCATGACCGATCGCGCGATCTCCATTACAGGTGACCGCCCGTTAAAAGAAGCAGCCCACCTCATGCACAAGCGAGAAGTCCGTCGTTTACCCGTTTTGGATGACGAGGGAAAAGTGGTGGGAATTATCACTAGAGGAGATATTGTCCGCACAATGGCAACTGAATAA
- a CDS encoding OFA family MFS transporter: MSTSESNQNLKVLGLAATQGRWLLIPLGMTVLLCLGTVYSWSIFRNPLETELALSATESLLPYTVALVFYATFMPIAGFLMPRVGTVRMTAIGGLTVGLGYVLSSFAQNIIFLTLTYGVIVGMGVGITYGVPMAVVARWFPDKKGLAVGLTIVGFGLSPLITAPLAKSLIDRYQARPTLLILGIVFTFIILAIALTLKLPPKNWQQPRSVAETTAVPKPVNYPPHLLKSPSFYGLWICYTIGTFVGLSAIGISSPVGEEMIEINADVAATSVSLFALFNGLSRPLFGWLSDRFPPKFVAIGSYTLILIACIMMANAQPGQVATYLIAFCLFWFCLGGWLALAPTATLRLFNPDDYAQNYGIVFTAYGVGALIGTLVAGQIRDWFGSYTYAFYPMGGLAIVGIIIASLMLKRDVRAGEISNLS, from the coding sequence ATGTCCACTTCTGAGAGTAACCAAAATCTAAAAGTATTAGGGCTAGCAGCAACTCAAGGGCGGTGGCTGCTGATTCCTTTAGGAATGACTGTTCTCCTCTGTTTAGGAACGGTTTATTCTTGGAGTATTTTTAGAAATCCCCTAGAAACAGAATTAGCCCTCAGTGCAACAGAAAGTTTGCTCCCTTATACGGTTGCCTTAGTGTTTTACGCGACGTTTATGCCCATTGCAGGGTTTTTAATGCCTCGGGTGGGAACAGTTCGCATGACTGCGATTGGGGGGCTAACCGTGGGCTTAGGCTATGTTCTCTCTAGTTTTGCACAAAATATCATTTTCTTAACCTTGACTTATGGGGTGATTGTCGGAATGGGTGTTGGTATTACTTACGGTGTCCCGATGGCAGTGGTTGCCCGTTGGTTTCCTGATAAAAAAGGCTTAGCCGTGGGGTTGACCATTGTTGGCTTTGGCTTGTCGCCTTTGATTACCGCCCCTCTCGCCAAGAGTCTGATTGATCGCTATCAAGCACGACCGACTTTATTGATTTTAGGGATTGTCTTTACCTTCATTATCCTCGCGATCGCGCTAACTTTAAAATTACCTCCGAAAAATTGGCAACAACCGAGATCGGTGGCGGAAACAACTGCGGTTCCCAAGCCTGTGAATTATCCCCCTCACTTACTCAAAAGTCCCTCTTTTTACGGGTTATGGATCTGCTATACCATCGGAACCTTTGTCGGCTTAAGCGCGATCGGCATTTCTAGCCCAGTGGGGGAAGAAATGATTGAAATTAATGCTGATGTTGCTGCAACTAGTGTTTCTCTGTTTGCTTTGTTTAATGGGCTCAGTCGTCCTCTCTTTGGCTGGCTGAGTGACCGTTTTCCCCCGAAGTTTGTCGCGATCGGCTCTTACACCCTGATTTTAATTGCTTGTATCATGATGGCAAATGCTCAACCTGGACAAGTGGCTACATATCTGATTGCGTTTTGCTTATTTTGGTTCTGTTTAGGAGGATGGCTTGCCCTTGCGCCCACAGCGACGTTACGCTTATTTAACCCTGATGACTATGCCCAAAATTATGGGATTGTCTTTACTGCTTATGGGGTTGGGGCTTTAATTGGTACGCTCGTTGCAGGACAAATTCGAGACTGGTTTGGCAGTTATACCTATGCCTTTTATCCCATGGGAGGTTTAGCCATTGTGGGCATTATTATTGCTAGTTTGATGTTAAAGCGGGATGTTCGCGCGGGTGAAATCAGTAATCTATCCTAA
- a CDS encoding CsgG/HfaB family protein: MLKRVLIPSAFLVSPLLIADNTFANSKLLSQPPSPQAVIAQNSLSERTTEKPRIAVLDFDFSSVGNPSLLSLINGGADGVGDLLVNALVEGGQYTVVERSRIQSILAEQNLGASGRIDASTAAEIGKILGVRAVMIGSVTQFDLQKQNAGGGIFGVGASTQDTDAEVAINVRLVDTNTAEILYTTQGKGNKSQSDTQLRAFGVRAGASTSNDGKLLTLATEEAIQTITQNMNTQVDTIAALQQSIPDVEALVASVSGNTIILNKGKKEGYREGMVVSIERVTQEVKDPETGEVIRTLTTKLGEVKLTDVDAKSSLGQWISGTATPQVGDLAKPMRQN; this comes from the coding sequence ATGTTAAAACGAGTCTTAATCCCATCTGCATTCTTGGTATCTCCCTTACTCATCGCAGACAATACCTTTGCCAACTCTAAGCTACTGTCTCAGCCCCCAAGCCCCCAAGCTGTGATTGCTCAAAACAGTTTGAGTGAAAGGACAACAGAAAAACCTCGCATTGCCGTCCTCGACTTCGATTTTAGCAGTGTTGGCAATCCCAGTTTACTCTCTCTGATTAATGGTGGCGCTGATGGCGTAGGCGATCTCCTAGTTAATGCCTTAGTGGAAGGGGGACAATATACCGTTGTTGAACGCAGTAGAATTCAAAGTATTCTTGCAGAACAAAATTTAGGGGCTTCTGGACGCATTGATGCTTCCACTGCTGCCGAAATTGGTAAAATCTTGGGGGTGAGAGCGGTCATGATTGGTTCTGTGACACAATTTGATTTGCAAAAACAAAATGCAGGGGGTGGTATTTTTGGTGTGGGCGCAAGCACCCAAGATACAGACGCAGAAGTGGCGATTAATGTTCGCCTGGTGGATACCAACACCGCAGAAATTCTTTACACCACCCAAGGGAAAGGTAATAAAAGTCAGTCTGATACGCAACTCAGAGCATTTGGAGTGAGGGCGGGTGCGTCCACCAGCAATGATGGGAAATTACTGACCTTAGCCACTGAAGAAGCGATTCAAACCATTACTCAAAATATGAACACACAAGTGGACACAATTGCTGCCCTTCAACAGTCGATTCCAGATGTGGAAGCCCTTGTGGCAAGTGTTTCTGGGAATACCATTATTCTAAATAAAGGGAAAAAGGAAGGCTATCGGGAGGGGATGGTTGTTTCCATTGAACGAGTCACCCAAGAAGTGAAAGATCCCGAAACTGGAGAAGTGATTCGGACATTAACAACAAAACTGGGAGAAGTGAAATTGACGGATGTGGATGCCAAATCCAGTTTAGGACAATGGATTTCAGGAACCGCAACTCCGCAAGTGGGTGATTTAGCTAAGCCAATGAGGCAAAATTAG
- the queC gene encoding 7-cyano-7-deazaguanine synthase QueC yields MTQKAVVLLSGGLDSSTVLYQAQADGYECYALSFDYQQRHQRELEAAQQIAEAAGVKQHQVVSFDLGLWGGSALTDQTIDVPRDRAPQEMADNIPITYVPARNTIFLSFALAYAEALSAECVYIGVNALDYSGYPDCRPDYIQAMQQVFQLGTKQGREGNPITIQTPLIDLKKTDIIQLGNQLHVPWEKTWSCYQGETEACGVCDSCQLRLKAFQELGLTDPLPYRVSNRHEPNERD; encoded by the coding sequence ATGACACAAAAAGCAGTGGTTTTACTTTCTGGCGGTTTAGACTCTTCTACCGTCCTCTATCAAGCCCAAGCGGATGGCTATGAGTGTTATGCTCTTTCCTTTGATTATCAACAACGTCACCAACGGGAATTAGAGGCTGCTCAACAAATTGCAGAAGCTGCGGGAGTTAAACAGCATCAGGTGGTAAGTTTTGATTTGGGCTTGTGGGGCGGATCAGCATTAACGGATCAGACGATTGATGTTCCGCGCGATCGCGCTCCTCAAGAAATGGCTGACAATATTCCCATTACTTATGTTCCCGCACGCAATACGATTTTTCTCAGTTTTGCTTTAGCCTACGCTGAAGCCCTCTCCGCAGAATGCGTTTATATTGGTGTCAATGCTTTAGATTATTCTGGCTATCCCGATTGTCGTCCCGATTACATCCAAGCAATGCAACAGGTGTTTCAATTAGGAACCAAACAAGGACGAGAAGGAAACCCCATTACCATTCAAACTCCACTCATTGATCTCAAAAAAACGGATATTATTCAACTGGGAAATCAACTTCATGTCCCTTGGGAAAAAACCTGGTCTTGTTATCAAGGAGAAACCGAAGCCTGTGGCGTGTGCGATTCTTGTCAGTTAAGATTAAAAGCGTTTCAAGAATTAGGATTAACCGATCCCCTTCCTTATCGTGTAAGTAACCGTCATGAGCCCAATGAGAGAGACTAA
- a CDS encoding HAD-IB family phosphatase, whose amino-acid sequence MRETNFPKYAIFCDFDGTITAEDTFTGMLKAVAPHLCDEYLPDIYAQKLTLREGVKRIIESIPSQSYSQMIDYVDEIPLRPGFVELVKFAISHHIPFHVVSGGLKDMVKRVLTQQTLGNRPLLEQVASINAVAIDTSNDYLRAISDYEGGTELVAKVEVMKQYPAQNSISIGDSITDLNIALNANISFARDRLARYLDAADHFYYPWDDFFTVQEKLMTLIEIE is encoded by the coding sequence ATGAGAGAGACTAATTTTCCTAAATACGCAATTTTCTGTGATTTTGATGGCACGATTACCGCCGAAGATACGTTCACGGGAATGTTAAAAGCAGTCGCGCCTCATTTATGCGATGAATATTTACCCGACATTTATGCCCAAAAGTTAACCCTGCGAGAAGGGGTAAAACGCATTATTGAGTCTATTCCCTCACAGTCTTATTCACAAATGATTGACTATGTAGATGAGATTCCCTTGCGTCCAGGCTTTGTGGAACTCGTTAAATTTGCGATTAGTCATCATATTCCGTTTCATGTGGTTTCTGGTGGCTTAAAAGATATGGTGAAACGGGTGTTAACTCAGCAAACCTTGGGCAATCGTCCATTATTAGAGCAAGTGGCTTCGATTAATGCAGTTGCCATTGATACCAGTAACGATTATTTACGGGCAATTTCTGATTATGAAGGGGGAACAGAATTAGTCGCAAAAGTGGAAGTGATGAAACAATATCCGGCTCAAAATAGTATTTCCATTGGCGATTCCATTACTGATTTAAATATTGCTTTAAATGCCAATATTAGTTTTGCGCGCGATCGTTTAGCTCGTTATTTAGACGCAGCAGATCACTTTTACTATCCCTGGGATGACTTTTTTACAGTGCAAGAAAAGCTCATGACCCTCATTGAAATTGAATGA
- a CDS encoding DNA cytosine methyltransferase, which produces MKQFASIAPFTFIDLFAGIGGFRLAMENLGGQCLFSSEWDKYCQKTYQENFCEIPYGDLTSQEVKNSIPENFDILCAGFPCQAFSIAGRKLGFEDARGTLFFELALILKKHRPLGFILENVKGLAHHDKGKTLKVILNTLREDLGYDVPHPKIINAKNFGLPQNRERIFIVGFRKDLNVSYFEYPSPISEEKQITIQDILEEKEVSVKYYLSTQYIKVLENHKNYHQSKGNGFGYNILSPDDIAGALVLGGMGRERNLIIDKRLTNFTPVTRIKGEVNKQGIRRLTPREYARLQGFPDDFKIVVSDTQAYKQFANSVPVPVVEAVGNKVIQKLSRTKVVA; this is translated from the coding sequence GTGAAACAATTTGCTTCTATTGCACCATTTACTTTTATTGATTTATTTGCAGGAATCGGTGGCTTTCGGTTGGCAATGGAAAATTTAGGCGGTCAATGCTTATTTTCTAGTGAGTGGGATAAATATTGCCAAAAAACTTACCAAGAAAATTTTTGTGAAATCCCTTATGGTGATCTTACCAGTCAGGAAGTGAAAAACTCTATTCCAGAGAATTTTGATATTTTGTGTGCAGGTTTTCCCTGTCAAGCCTTTTCCATTGCAGGTAGGAAGCTAGGGTTTGAGGATGCTAGAGGGACTTTATTTTTTGAACTAGCACTGATCTTAAAAAAACATCGACCTTTAGGATTCATTTTAGAAAATGTAAAGGGACTTGCTCATCATGATAAAGGCAAAACACTTAAAGTGATTTTAAATACTTTAAGAGAAGATTTAGGATACGATGTTCCACACCCGAAAATAATTAATGCCAAAAATTTTGGTCTGCCACAAAATAGAGAACGAATCTTTATTGTTGGCTTTAGAAAAGATTTAAATGTTTCTTATTTTGAATATCCTAGTCCGATTAGTGAAGAAAAACAAATAACAATCCAAGATATATTAGAAGAAAAAGAAGTTTCCGTTAAATACTATTTATCAACGCAATACATCAAAGTATTAGAAAATCATAAAAACTATCATCAATCAAAAGGTAATGGTTTTGGATATAATATCCTCTCACCTGACGATATTGCAGGGGCTTTAGTTTTAGGTGGTATGGGAAGAGAACGGAATCTTATTATAGACAAGCGCTTAACTAATTTTACACCTGTAACTAGAATAAAAGGTGAAGTTAATAAACAAGGAATAAGGAGATTAACTCCTCGGGAATATGCCAGATTACAAGGCTTTCCTGATGACTTCAAAATAGTTGTTTCAGATACTCAAGCCTATAAACAATTTGCTAATTCTGTCCCAGTGCCAGTTGTTGAAGCGGTTGGCAACAAAGTTATACAAAAATTAAGTAGAACAAAAGTGGTTGCCTAA